The following are encoded in a window of Corynebacterium marinum DSM 44953 genomic DNA:
- a CDS encoding carbohydrate ABC transporter permease yields the protein MQKSGSQARSAAWLIAPALVVLAVVIGYPILRAIFLSFQADKGLDPATGLFVEGGFAGFDNYLYWLTNRCMSPSGVVSTCPPGVLATDFWPSVRITLFFTVVTVALETILGMIMALIMNREFRGRALVRAAVLIPWAIPTAVTAKLWQFIFADRGIVNSLFDLDVSWTTDPWAARSAVIVADVWKTAPFMALLILAGLQMIPKDVYEAARVDGASRWQQFWLITIPLVKPALMVAVLFRTLDALRMYDLPVIMISASSNSPTATISQLVVEDMRQNNFNSASALSTLIFLLIFAVAFIMIRFLGADVSGQRGVKSRKVPGTRRRREAQEEKKEVAA from the coding sequence ATGCAGAAAAGTGGCAGTCAGGCCCGGTCCGCGGCCTGGCTGATCGCCCCCGCACTGGTCGTCCTGGCCGTGGTCATCGGCTACCCGATCCTGCGCGCGATCTTCCTGTCATTCCAGGCCGACAAGGGGCTCGACCCCGCCACGGGACTGTTCGTCGAGGGCGGTTTCGCTGGTTTCGACAACTACCTGTACTGGCTGACCAATCGCTGTATGTCGCCCTCTGGCGTCGTCAGCACCTGTCCGCCGGGAGTGCTGGCCACCGACTTCTGGCCGTCGGTGCGCATCACCTTGTTCTTCACTGTGGTCACCGTCGCCCTGGAGACAATCCTCGGCATGATCATGGCGCTGATCATGAACCGCGAGTTCCGCGGCCGCGCCCTGGTCCGCGCAGCCGTGCTCATCCCGTGGGCGATCCCGACGGCCGTGACCGCGAAGCTCTGGCAGTTCATCTTCGCCGACCGCGGCATCGTCAACTCCCTGTTCGATCTCGACGTCAGCTGGACAACCGACCCCTGGGCGGCGCGCTCCGCCGTCATCGTCGCCGACGTATGGAAGACCGCCCCCTTCATGGCGCTGCTCATCCTCGCGGGCCTGCAGATGATCCCCAAGGACGTCTACGAGGCCGCGCGCGTCGACGGCGCCTCCCGCTGGCAGCAGTTCTGGTTGATCACCATTCCCCTGGTCAAACCCGCCCTCATGGTCGCCGTGCTGTTCCGCACTCTGGACGCGCTGCGGATGTACGACCTGCCCGTCATCATGATCTCCGCTTCCTCCAACTCCCCCACCGCCACCATCTCCCAGCTGGTGGTCGAGGATATGCGCCAGAACAACTTCAATTCCGCATCCGCCCTGTCCACCCTGATCTTCCTGCTCATCTTCGCGGTCGCATTCATCATGATCCGCTTCCTCGGCGCGGACGTGTCCGGCCAACGGGGTGTGAAGTCGAGGAAGGTGCCTGGAACGAGGCGGCGTCGAGAAGCACAGGAAGAAAAGAAGGAGGTGGCGGCATGA
- a CDS encoding ABC transporter substrate-binding protein — MNASLFKRKPARSLAAVAIISTVALAGCADSGDNGDDTTAAATQTATETRATDADGEEGRGPITFAMGKNDTDKIIPVIEKWNAENPDEEVTLRELAGEADAQRETLVQSLQAGNADYDVMALDVIWTADFAANQWLAPLEDSLEVDTSGLLEATVDSATYNGTLYALPQNTNGQLLYRNTEIIPEAPENWADLEASCSDAEAAGVDCLTLQLKQYEGLTVNTVGFMEGWGGSVLDSDGNVTVDSDEAKAGLQALVDGYENGTIASASTSATEEETNLAFVEGDTAYAINWPYMFTNAEGETSEVAGNFEVQPLVGEDGVGVSTLGGYNNGINVNSENKATARDFIEFIINEENQTSFAEQSFPPVLASIYDDESLVEQYPYLPALKTSLENAAPRPVSPFYPAISKAIQDNAYAALTDGKSVDDATADMKAAIENASN; from the coding sequence ATGAACGCCTCCCTCTTCAAGCGCAAGCCGGCACGTTCCCTCGCCGCAGTAGCGATCATCAGCACGGTGGCCCTCGCCGGTTGCGCCGACAGCGGCGACAACGGCGACGACACCACCGCGGCCGCCACCCAGACTGCCACTGAAACCCGCGCCACCGACGCCGACGGTGAAGAAGGCCGCGGACCGATCACCTTCGCCATGGGTAAAAACGACACGGACAAGATCATCCCGGTCATCGAGAAGTGGAACGCCGAGAACCCCGACGAGGAGGTCACCCTCCGCGAGCTCGCCGGCGAGGCCGACGCGCAGCGCGAGACCCTCGTCCAGTCCCTGCAGGCCGGCAACGCAGATTACGACGTCATGGCCCTGGACGTCATCTGGACCGCCGACTTCGCCGCGAACCAGTGGCTCGCGCCGCTGGAGGACTCCCTGGAGGTGGACACCTCCGGCCTGCTGGAAGCGACCGTCGACTCCGCCACCTACAACGGCACCCTCTACGCACTGCCGCAGAACACCAACGGCCAGCTGCTCTACCGCAACACCGAGATCATCCCCGAGGCCCCCGAGAACTGGGCCGACCTCGAGGCATCCTGCTCGGATGCCGAAGCGGCCGGCGTGGACTGCCTCACCCTGCAGCTCAAGCAGTACGAGGGCCTGACCGTCAACACCGTCGGCTTCATGGAAGGCTGGGGCGGTTCCGTCCTGGACTCCGACGGCAACGTCACCGTCGACTCCGACGAGGCCAAGGCGGGACTGCAGGCCCTGGTCGACGGATACGAGAACGGCACCATCGCGTCCGCCTCGACCTCCGCCACCGAGGAGGAGACCAACCTCGCGTTCGTCGAGGGCGACACCGCCTACGCCATCAACTGGCCGTACATGTTCACCAACGCCGAGGGCGAGACCTCCGAGGTCGCCGGAAACTTCGAGGTCCAGCCGCTGGTCGGCGAGGACGGCGTCGGCGTGTCCACCCTGGGCGGCTACAACAACGGCATCAACGTGAACTCGGAGAACAAGGCCACCGCGCGCGACTTCATCGAGTTCATCATCAACGAGGAGAACCAGACCTCCTTCGCCGAGCAGTCTTTCCCGCCGGTGCTGGCCTCCATCTACGACGATGAGTCCCTGGTCGAGCAGTACCCGTACCTGCCGGCACTGAAGACCTCCCTGGAGAACGCGGCGCCCCGCCCGGTGTCCCCGTTCTACCCGGCCATCTCCAAGGCCATCCAGGACAACGCCTATGCGGCGCTGACCGACGGCAAGTCCGTCGACGACGCCACCGCGGACATGAAGGCGGCCATCGAGAACGCCTCCAACTAA
- a CDS encoding ABC transporter ATP-binding protein: MATVTFDKVSIRYPGAERPTVQDLDLEIKDGEFLVLVGPSGCGKSTTLRALAGLEEVDSGHLLIDGRDVTGVEPGDRDIAMVFQNYALYPHLSVAKNMGFALKLAKMPAKQIDDRVNNAAEMLGLQEFLDRKPKDLSGGQRQRVAMGRAIVRDPKVFLMDEPLSNLDAKLRVQTRAELAALQRRLGTTTVYVTHDQVEAMTMGDRVAVLKDGILQQVAPPRELYAEPVNEFVAGFIGSPSMNLFPGEGVTLGVRPEAMRVLRDADELPAGWSLKEGTVDLVEELGSESYVYATAEGVRLVARLGDREVPERGERLLLSFDPGAAHRFDPQTGDRL, translated from the coding sequence ATGGCAACGGTCACATTCGACAAGGTGTCCATCCGCTACCCGGGAGCCGAGCGTCCCACGGTGCAGGACCTGGACCTGGAGATCAAGGACGGGGAGTTCCTGGTGCTGGTCGGGCCCTCCGGCTGCGGCAAGTCGACCACCCTGCGCGCGCTCGCGGGCCTCGAGGAGGTCGACTCGGGCCACCTGCTCATCGACGGACGGGACGTCACCGGCGTGGAGCCGGGAGACCGGGACATCGCGATGGTCTTCCAGAACTACGCGCTCTACCCGCACCTGTCGGTGGCGAAGAACATGGGCTTCGCCCTGAAGCTGGCGAAGATGCCGGCGAAGCAGATCGATGACCGGGTCAATAACGCCGCGGAGATGCTCGGCCTGCAGGAGTTCCTCGACCGCAAGCCGAAGGACCTCTCCGGCGGCCAGCGCCAGCGCGTGGCCATGGGGCGCGCGATCGTGCGCGACCCGAAGGTCTTCCTCATGGACGAGCCCCTGTCGAACCTGGACGCGAAACTGCGCGTGCAGACCCGCGCGGAGCTCGCCGCCCTCCAGCGCCGCCTAGGCACCACCACCGTCTACGTCACCCACGACCAGGTCGAGGCGATGACGATGGGCGACCGCGTCGCGGTACTCAAGGACGGCATCCTGCAGCAGGTCGCGCCGCCGCGGGAACTCTACGCCGAGCCGGTCAACGAGTTCGTCGCCGGTTTCATAGGTTCCCCCTCAATGAACCTGTTCCCCGGGGAGGGCGTCACGCTCGGCGTGCGCCCGGAGGCGATGCGGGTGCTCCGCGACGCCGACGAGCTCCCCGCCGGGTGGTCGCTCAAGGAGGGCACCGTCGACCTGGTGGAGGAGCTGGGCTCCGAATCCTACGTCTACGCCACGGCGGAGGGCGTGCGGCTGGTGGCCCGGCTGGGCGACCGGGAGGTGCCGGAGCGCGGGGAGCGCCTACTCCTGTCTTTCGACCCGGGGGCGGCGCACCGCTTTGATCCGCAGACCGGCGACCGGCTCTGA
- a CDS encoding TIGR03089 family protein: MELLAHLLTTDPAAPRLTVYNETTGARLDFSAQTLDNWAAKVGNMLLEELDLESGSAIVLDLPVSWQAAAIVLGALAADVRWSLGPEEDADVVFTSPSSYANWENWSADVVLVTDDPFGRGVVETGGSLPGGAIDFGPTVRFYGDQFYGPAPALVDVVATSAPPERVLSTGWTTAEGLVRAVLEPLSAGGSAVVVSGLVDAGRLDAIAKAEKVTVRL; the protein is encoded by the coding sequence ATGGAGCTCCTCGCACATCTGCTCACCACGGACCCCGCCGCGCCGCGCCTGACCGTCTACAACGAGACGACGGGCGCGCGGCTCGATTTTTCGGCCCAGACACTGGACAACTGGGCCGCGAAGGTCGGCAACATGCTGCTGGAGGAACTCGACCTGGAGTCCGGGTCCGCCATCGTGCTGGATCTGCCGGTGAGCTGGCAGGCAGCGGCCATCGTCCTCGGGGCACTTGCGGCGGATGTCCGGTGGAGTCTCGGACCGGAGGAGGACGCGGACGTGGTGTTCACCTCCCCCTCGTCCTACGCGAACTGGGAGAACTGGAGCGCCGACGTGGTCCTGGTCACCGACGACCCCTTCGGCCGCGGCGTCGTCGAGACAGGCGGATCCCTGCCCGGCGGAGCAATCGACTTCGGCCCGACCGTCCGCTTCTACGGCGACCAGTTCTACGGCCCGGCACCGGCGCTCGTCGACGTCGTGGCCACCTCCGCACCACCGGAGCGCGTCCTCTCCACCGGCTGGACCACCGCCGAGGGCCTGGTCAGGGCGGTGCTCGAACCACTGTCCGCCGGCGGTTCGGCTGTGGTGGTGTCGGGCCTGGTGGATGCGGGACGTCTCGACGCCATCGCGAAGGCGGAGAAGGTGACCGTGCGCCTGTGA
- a CDS encoding RidA family protein translates to MQPTSDHPYAMAKRAGDFIFVSGALSVDGEYQPVTGRREALAAALERMTERLASEGGTLDQLVKLTYFVTDITLREEANEQFREHFAQARPARTFLEASRLPYGASVEIDAIAYVGE, encoded by the coding sequence ATGCAGCCGACCTCCGACCACCCCTACGCGATGGCCAAGCGTGCCGGAGACTTCATCTTCGTCTCCGGTGCCCTGTCCGTGGACGGGGAGTACCAGCCTGTCACCGGACGCCGGGAGGCCCTCGCGGCGGCGCTCGAGCGGATGACGGAGCGACTGGCCTCCGAGGGCGGGACTCTTGATCAACTGGTGAAGCTGACCTACTTCGTCACCGACATCACCCTGCGGGAGGAAGCCAACGAGCAGTTCCGGGAGCACTTCGCGCAGGCGCGGCCGGCGCGCACCTTCCTCGAGGCGTCCCGACTGCCCTACGGGGCGAGCGTGGAGATCGACGCGATCGCGTACGTGGGTGAGTAG
- a CDS encoding LCP family protein, which produces MSDKYRRVRDIQAAPPAGPSVRQAGPTPVKAAVVVLSVLVLLVSALGYFSVGRLGNDVASAGNLALGGGQGMKGRAPDGATDILLVGSDSRSDAQGNPLSDEELERLRAGVDDGEENTDTIMIIRVPNDGSSATAVSIPRDTYINDDEFGNMKINGAFASHKVARRDELLAEGEDDEKRIENLATDAGRQGLIGAVSDLTGVEVDHYAEVGLFGFVLLTDAVGGVDVCLNNDVQDEFSGADFHAGVQTLDGAEALAFVRQRHGLPRGDLDRIVRQQAFMASLVNKVLAAGTLTNPSKLSDMGTAVERSVVIDENWDIMSFATQLANLAGGNVVFNTIPVTSIDGVGDFGESIVTVDVPTVHAYMDELLGTKELPDSETDQAPTESPAAPLPGIDITVLNAGATAGLAGGVGGWLTEEGYQVAEVTNALPGIYYQSQIVVADAADPRALELAETLGGIPVTSNAGLDAGTFIVVTHDDWNGPTGDAALTPSSSTAPSPEDTVGTPGADFGEAEVAPEIDAGGDGPRCVN; this is translated from the coding sequence GTGAGTGACAAGTACCGCCGCGTGCGCGATATCCAGGCAGCACCGCCCGCAGGACCCTCCGTCCGCCAGGCCGGGCCGACGCCGGTCAAGGCCGCCGTCGTGGTGCTGTCCGTGCTGGTGCTGCTGGTCTCCGCCCTGGGGTACTTCTCCGTCGGCCGCCTGGGCAACGACGTCGCCTCCGCCGGCAACCTCGCCCTCGGCGGCGGGCAGGGCATGAAAGGACGCGCCCCGGACGGCGCCACCGATATTCTGCTGGTCGGGTCCGATTCCCGCTCTGATGCGCAGGGCAACCCTCTGTCCGACGAGGAACTCGAGCGGCTGCGCGCCGGCGTGGACGACGGCGAGGAGAACACCGACACCATCATGATCATCCGCGTGCCCAACGACGGTTCCTCCGCCACCGCGGTCTCCATCCCCCGGGACACGTACATCAACGACGATGAGTTCGGGAACATGAAGATCAACGGGGCCTTCGCCTCCCACAAGGTGGCCCGGCGCGACGAGCTCCTCGCAGAGGGCGAGGACGACGAGAAACGCATCGAGAACCTGGCCACCGACGCGGGACGCCAGGGCCTGATCGGCGCGGTCTCCGATCTCACCGGCGTGGAGGTCGACCACTACGCCGAGGTCGGACTCTTCGGCTTCGTTCTGCTCACCGACGCCGTCGGCGGCGTCGACGTGTGTCTCAACAACGACGTCCAGGACGAGTTCTCCGGCGCCGATTTCCATGCCGGGGTGCAGACCCTCGACGGCGCCGAGGCGCTCGCGTTCGTGCGCCAGCGCCACGGCCTGCCGCGCGGCGACCTCGACCGCATCGTCCGCCAGCAGGCGTTCATGGCCTCCCTGGTGAACAAGGTCCTGGCCGCCGGCACCCTGACCAACCCGTCGAAGCTCTCCGACATGGGCACCGCCGTCGAGCGCTCCGTGGTCATCGACGAGAACTGGGACATCATGTCGTTCGCCACCCAGCTGGCCAACCTCGCCGGCGGCAACGTCGTCTTCAACACCATCCCCGTCACCTCCATCGACGGCGTCGGCGACTTCGGTGAATCCATCGTCACCGTCGACGTCCCCACCGTGCACGCGTACATGGACGAGCTGCTGGGCACGAAGGAGCTCCCGGACTCAGAAACGGATCAGGCCCCCACGGAATCTCCCGCCGCACCGCTGCCGGGGATAGACATCACCGTCCTCAACGCCGGCGCGACCGCCGGGCTCGCCGGCGGCGTCGGTGGCTGGCTCACGGAAGAGGGCTACCAGGTCGCCGAGGTGACCAACGCTCTGCCGGGCATCTACTACCAGAGCCAGATCGTCGTCGCCGATGCCGCCGACCCCCGTGCGCTGGAGCTGGCGGAAACACTGGGCGGCATCCCGGTCACCTCCAACGCGGGCCTGGACGCGGGCACCTTCATCGTGGTCACCCACGACGACTGGAACGGTCCGACCGGAGACGCCGCCCTCACCCCCTCCTCCTCCACCGCCCCCTCCCCCGAGGACACCGTGGGCACCCCGGGCGCCGACTTCGGCGAGGCCGAAGTCGCACCCGAGATCGACGCCGGCGGCGACGGGCCGCGCTGCGTGAACTAG